The window GCGGTTCGGGCCGCTGTTCGCGGAGTTCACCACGGTGCGGCCGAAGCGGGACACCGAGCGGTCGGGGGCTTACGCGGACGCGTTCGTGACGTGGCTGATCGAGGGTGGGCACCTGCCGAAGCCCAAGCGGGGACTGGTTTCCCGGCTTCGGCGCCGCTAGTCCACACGCCCGCCGTGATGTGGACAACCGGGTTCTGCGGAGCCAGATTGTCGGGCACCGCCGGTAAACTGGTTGCGGGGGCAGCCCCCGGGAAGGGCGGGCCGTGCCGAGCGGGCCGTTTCCCGGCTTCGGCGCCGTTAAGGCGTCCAGGTCGGTTTGTCGACTCCCGGCAGCCGGGTCCCGAAGTCCCAGTGCGGCTCCGCTCCCGGCAACCCGCCCGCCACCCGGACGCGTGTCAACCGGCCGTAGCCGCTGTCCACGTCCTCCAGCAGGTCGCCGAAATCGACGTCCGAACGCGCGGAATCCTTGCGGCCCAGGGAATCCAGCCAGTGGCCCGTGCCCGCCAGGGACAGCCGGGCCCGCCATGTGCCGCCGTCGGTGGTCTGGCGGCGTAGGGCCGTCATGATCGCCGCCGCTGCCAGCCAGCCCGTTCCGTGGTCCAGGGCCTGGACCGGGAGCGGCGACGGGTCGCCGTCGGGACCGAACGCGATGCCGTTCGACATCTGCACCAGGCTGTCGAACCCGCGCCGGCGCGCCCACGGGCCTTCCCAGCCGTACGCGCTCAAGTCCGCGATCACCAAGCCCGGCCGCAGGGTCGCCAGCTCCGAAGGCCCGAAACCGATCCGCTCCAGCGCGCCCGGCCGGAACGACTGCACCAGCACGTCCGCCCGGCTGATCAGCTTCTTCAGCCGCGCGCGGCCGCCCTCGGTGTCCAGCGCGACGAACGTCGACCGCTTGCCCTGGCCGGTGTCGCGCACCAGCGTCTCGACGCGCGGCAGGTGCGCCGCCCCCACGTGCAGGACGTCGGCGCCGTGCGCGGCCAGCACCCGGCCGGCCACCGGGCCGGCGAGGACGTGCGTCAGCTCCAGGATCCGGACGCCACCCAGCGGACGGTCCGAGTAGAACAACGTCCGCTTCGGCGCTTCGCCGATCGGCGCCAGGTCCACCAAGGGCAGCGAAGCCACGGCCGAACCCTGCGGGTGCGCGGCCCACTCCTCCGGCGAACGCAGCTGGGCCGCCGCTCCCCCGGCGCTGACGACGGCGTGCTCGACCTCGCGCGCGCCGCGGCCGGCGACGGCCTTGGTCACCGCGTCGCGGCTGCCGGGGACGCCGAGTCCCCAGCACACCGCCGCTTCGTGCTTCGGGTAGTTGCAGTGCAGGCGCACCCAGCCGTCGGCCGTGCGGTAGTTGCCCGACAACGGTGCCCAGACCGATTCGGGCTCGGCACCCTCGACGCGCGAGAGCCCTTCGCTCGCGAACGCCGCCGCCGCGTGGCGGGTGTCCGCCGTGACGACGCCGGGCTCGATCCCGCGCAGCTTCAGCATCTCCGCCGCGGCCAGCGTCGCGGCGGCGATCGTCGCCCGCGCGGCGGCCGCCACCCGGTACGGGCCGGGCAGCACGTCTTCGGTGCCGGTCAGCTCGACCGGTCCCGGCGCTTCCCCGGTGAGGGTGCGCCAGACGCCGTCCAGGATCTCCGGCACAGCGTTCTCGGGCACAGTGGTCTCGGGCACTACGGCAGAGCCGCGACGAGCTCGGCGGCCGGCACGCGGGTACCGGTGTAGAACGGGATCTCCTCGCGCACGTGCAGCCGCGCCTCGGTGCCGCGCAGGTGCCGCATCAGGTCGACGATCCGGTGCAGCTCGTCCGCCTCGAACGCGAGGATCCACTCGTAGTCGCCCAGCGCGAAGGACGCGACGGTGTTGGCGCGCACGTCCGGGTAGTCGCGGGCTTCCTTGCCGTGGTCGGCGAGCATCTTGCGGCGGTCGGCGTCCGGCAGCAGGTACCACTCGTAGGAGCGCACGAACGGGTAGACGCAGATGAACTTGCGCGCCTCTTCGCCGGCGAGGAAGGCCGGGATGTGGCTCTTGTTGAACTCGGCGGGCCGGTGCAGCGCGGTCTGGCTCCAGACCGGGGTCGACGCGCGCCCGAGCGGGGTCCGGCGGAAGCCGGAGTAGGCCGCCTGGACCTGCTCGATCTCCTCGGCGTGCCACCAGATCATGAAGTCGGCGTCGGCACGCAGGCCGGACAGGTCGTAGACACCCCGGACGACGACGCCCTTGGCCTCGAGACCGTCGAGGTACTCGGCCGTCTCGCGACCGGCGGCCCCGCGGTCTTCGCCCAGCCGGCCGGGCTCGATCCGGAAGACCGACCAGGTCGTGTAGCGGATGGTGTCGTTGAGCTCGTTGTAGTTGACCCGCGCCATGCTTCCATCCTGTCACCGCGGCGACGCGAGCGCCGCCACGGGTCAGGTGAGAGCACTCACGAAGCGAGGTGAGCGGCGATCCGCTGCGCGGCCGCCTCGGCCGTCGCGACGCACGCCGGCAGCCCGACGCCGTGCAGCGTCGCGCCCGCCACGGCCAGCCCCGGCACCTCGGCGATCGCCTTCTCGATCCGCTCCACGCGCTCCAGGTGCCCCGTGCCGTACTGCGGCAGCCCGCCGCCCCAGCGCGTCACCAGCGTCTCGACCGGCGACGCCGTCACGCCGGTCAGCCGCGCGAGGTCGTCGCGGACGACGCGGACCAGCTCGACGTCGTCGGCCTGCAGCGCGCCCAGCTCGCCGAAGCGCCCGACCGAGCCGCGGACCAGCACCGGGCCGGCGCCGAAGTGCGCCCACTTGCGCGAAGAGAACGTGAACGCCTTCGCCGCGTACGGCTTGCCCGAGGAATCGGCTTCGCCGGCGCCGATGAGGATGCCCGACGCGTCGGGCAGCCGGGTGCCGGGCGGCAGGGCCAGCGCCACCACGGCCATCGACGCCAGCTCGACCTCGCCGAACGCCGCCGACGCCGCGGGCACCAGCTCCGCCAGCAGGCGCCGGGCCGAGGGCGCCGGCACCGCGAGCACCACCGCGTCGACCTCGATCGTGTTGTCCGCGGGCGCGTGCGCGGTGGGGTTCGCGCCGATCCGCAGCCGCCAGCCCGTGCCGTGCCGTTCGACGTCGCAGACCGGCAGCCCGGTCCGCAGCTCCGCGCCGGACAGCTCGGTGAGCCGGTCGATCACCGTGCCCAGGCCGCCCGGGACCGTGCCGAACACTGGCGCCGAACCGGGCGATGCGGGCAGCTGCGCCTTCGCCGCCGCCGTCAGCGACCCGGCGCCCGCCGCCACGGCCGCGGCCAGGCCGGGCATGGTCGCGCGCAGGCCGAGTCCGTCGGCCCCGCCCGCGTAGACGCCGCCGAGCAGCGGGTCGACGAGCCGGTCGACCAGCTCGTCGCCGAACCGCTCGCGCAGCAGCGGCCCGAGCGGCAGGTCCCCGCTCGGCAGCCGCAGCTCGGGCAGCGACGGCTCGGCCGCCACGGCCCGCCGTCCCGCCTCCGACAGCACCCCGGCCACCGACTCCGCCGACGCCGGGACGCCCATCACGGTGCCCGGCGGCAGGCCGGTGACGCTGCCG of the Amycolatopsis sp. NBC_01488 genome contains:
- a CDS encoding CoA transferase, which gives rise to MPENAVPEILDGVWRTLTGEAPGPVELTGTEDVLPGPYRVAAAARATIAAATLAAAEMLKLRGIEPGVVTADTRHAAAAFASEGLSRVEGAEPESVWAPLSGNYRTADGWVRLHCNYPKHEAAVCWGLGVPGSRDAVTKAVAGRGAREVEHAVVSAGGAAAQLRSPEEWAAHPQGSAVASLPLVDLAPIGEAPKRTLFYSDRPLGGVRILELTHVLAGPVAGRVLAAHGADVLHVGAAHLPRVETLVRDTGQGKRSTFVALDTEGGRARLKKLISRADVLVQSFRPGALERIGFGPSELATLRPGLVIADLSAYGWEGPWARRRGFDSLVQMSNGIAFGPDGDPSPLPVQALDHGTGWLAAAAIMTALRRQTTDGGTWRARLSLAGTGHWLDSLGRKDSARSDVDFGDLLEDVDSGYGRLTRVRVAGGLPGAEPHWDFGTRLPGVDKPTWTP
- the hemQ gene encoding hydrogen peroxide-dependent heme synthase, whose protein sequence is MARVNYNELNDTIRYTTWSVFRIEPGRLGEDRGAAGRETAEYLDGLEAKGVVVRGVYDLSGLRADADFMIWWHAEEIEQVQAAYSGFRRTPLGRASTPVWSQTALHRPAEFNKSHIPAFLAGEEARKFICVYPFVRSYEWYLLPDADRRKMLADHGKEARDYPDVRANTVASFALGDYEWILAFEADELHRIVDLMRHLRGTEARLHVREEIPFYTGTRVPAAELVAALP
- the hemG gene encoding protoporphyrinogen oxidase codes for the protein MKRVAVVGGGISGLTAAYRLRRLLGASVEIVVFEKTKTPGGKLRTTELAGVPYDVGAEAFLVRRPEMLGLVRELGLDVVHPTKARAKIHAGGSVTGLPPGTVMGVPASAESVAGVLSEAGRRAVAAEPSLPELRLPSGDLPLGPLLRERFGDELVDRLVDPLLGGVYAGGADGLGLRATMPGLAAAVAAGAGSLTAAAKAQLPASPGSAPVFGTVPGGLGTVIDRLTELSGAELRTGLPVCDVERHGTGWRLRIGANPTAHAPADNTIEVDAVVLAVPAPSARRLLAELVPAASAAFGEVELASMAVVALALPPGTRLPDASGILIGAGEADSSGKPYAAKAFTFSSRKWAHFGAGPVLVRGSVGRFGELGALQADDVELVRVVRDDLARLTGVTASPVETLVTRWGGGLPQYGTGHLERVERIEKAIAEVPGLAVAGATLHGVGLPACVATAEAAAQRIAAHLAS